Proteins encoded together in one Heliangelus exortis chromosome 13, bHelExo1.hap1, whole genome shotgun sequence window:
- the B3GNT9 gene encoding UDP-GlcNAc:betaGal beta-1,3-N-acetylglucosaminyltransferase 9 produces the protein MRVHLKGDVICTLFLLVALCSLLYSQLEYLVPAGNKEPRQKKPSATPKIFSDHRAPPWRPMPRPQGTSSVRQTEVATSRVQTPTPSPFTTSAFNFKQYLLNKDNRNFSLLINQPKKCRRTPGGPFLLIAIKSVVEDFDRREIVRKTWGREGLVSGKQIQRVFLLGTLKNRTELGSWETLIQQESQMYRDILLWDFMDTFFNLTLKEIHFLSWAAEFCHDVKFIFKGDADVFVNIENIVEFLERQDPTEDLFVGDIIYNAHPIRVPKSKYYIPETMYGLSIYPAYAGGGGFLLSSSTMRKLSRACREVELFPIDDVFLGMCLQRINLKPVSHEGFKTFGIVRSAAAPNLQTFDPCFYKDLMVVHSLKVAEIWIMWNLLHSPHLSCTQKKQVKKPFQWKKKAQITAQASPLR, from the coding sequence ATGAGAGTTCATCTCAAAGGGGATGTGATCTGTACCCTCTTCCTGCTGGTAGCACTTTGCTCTCTGCTCTACTCCCAGCTGGAATATTTAGTCCCAGCAGGAAATAAAGAACCAAGGCAGAAGAAGCCTTCAGCAacaccaaaaatattttctgaccACCGAGCTCCTCCTTGGAGACCGATGCCCAGACCCCAAGGAACATCCAGTGTCAGACAGACAGAAGTGGCCACCAGTAGGGTCCAAACCCCAACTCCATCCCCATTCACCACTTCTGCCTTCAACTTCAAGCAATATCTCCTCAACAAGGATAACAGGAACTTCAGTCTCCTCATTAACCAGCCCAAGAAATGCAGGAGAACCCCTGGAGGTCCTTTTCTGCTCATTGCTATAAAATCAGTGGTCGAAGACTTTGACAGACGGGAGATTGTCCGGAAAACTTGGGGCAGAGAGGGTTTGGTGAGTGGGAAGCAGATCCAGAGAGTGTTCCTCCTGGGAACACTAAAGAATAGGACAGAGCTGGGGTCGTGGGAGACCCTGATCCAGCAGGAAAGTCAGATGTACCGGGACATTTTGCTCTGGGACTTCATGGACACTTTCTTCAATCTGACCTTGAAGGAGATCCACTTCCTCAGCTGGGCAGCTGAATTCTGCCACGACgtcaagtttatttttaaaggtgatGCTGATGTCTTTGTCAACATTGAGAACATTGTTGAGTTCCTTGAGAGACAAGACCCCACTGAAGACCTTTTTGTTGGGGACATCATCTACAACGCTCACCCCATCCGTGTCCCAAAGAGCAAATACTACATCCCAGAGACCATGTATGGGCTGAGCATCTACCCAGCCTatgcaggaggagggggcttTTTGCTGTCCAGCTCCACCATGAGGAAGCTTTCCAGGGCTTGCAGAGAGGTGGAACTCTTCCCCATTGATGATGTCTTTTTGGGCATGTGCTTGCAGAGAATCAACCTCAAACCTGTTTCACATGAAGGATTCAAGACTTTTGGCATTGTCAGATCTGCTGCTGCCCCAAACCTCCAGACATTCGACCCCTGTTTTTACAAAGATCTCATGGTAGTTCACAGCCTAAAGGTTGCTGAGATCTGGATAATGTGGAACCTGCTCCACAGCCCACACCTTTCCTGTACTCAGAAGAAGCAGGTGAAGAAGCCTTTccaatggaagaaaaaagctcaAATAACAGCTCAAGCATCACCCCTCAGATAA